Proteins from a genomic interval of Eulemur rufifrons isolate Redbay chromosome 10, OSU_ERuf_1, whole genome shotgun sequence:
- the LOC138393262 gene encoding protocadherin gamma-A10, protein MAAQRNRPARSELVLLCLFFGMPWEARARQISYSVPEEIEKGSFVGNISKDLGLEPQELAERGVRIVSRGRTQLFALNPRSGSLVTAGRIDREELCAQSARCLVSFNILVEDRVKLFGIEIEVTDINDNAPKFQAENLDIKINENVAPGMRFPLPEAIDPDVGVNSLQNYQLSPNKHFSLGVQSRASGVKYPELVLERALDREEEALHHLVLTAFDGGNPLRSGTVLVSVTVFDANDNAPVFTLPEYRVSVPENAPVGTRLLTVTATDKDEGANGEVTYAFRKLPDTQLVKFQLNKYTGEIKISENLDYEETGFYEIEIQAEDGGAYLATAKVLITVEDVNDNSPEVTITSLFSPVTEDSPLGTVIALLNVHDLDSEQNGQVTCSISGNLPFKLEKSIDNYYRLVTHRALDREQVSSYNITVTAKDGGSPPRSTETHFTLQVADINDNAPTFSRISYVTYIPENNPRGASIFSVTALDPDSKENAQVIYSLAEDTIQGTPLSSYISINSDTGVLYALRSFDYEQFRDIQMLVTASDSGNPPLSSNVSLSLFVLDQNDNAPEILYPALPTDGSTGVELAPRSAEPGYLVTKVVAVDRDSGQNAWLSYRLLKASEPGLFAVGLHTGEVRTARALLDRDALKQSLVVAVQDHGQPPLSATVTLTVAVADSIPDVLADLGTLESPANPDDSSLTLYLVVAVAVVSCVFLAFIIVLLALRLWRWHSSRLLKAPADGLAGVPASHFVGVDGVRAFLQTYSHEVSLTADSQKSHLIFPQPNYADTLISQESCEKRDPLSLLDDSKFPIEDTPLVPAECSSSDAVDRGSLGFPERQGPSEN, encoded by the coding sequence ATGGCCGCTCAAAGGAATCGCCCCGCCCGCAGCGAGCTGGTCCTGCTCTGCCTTTTCTTCGGGATGCCCTGGGAGGCCAGAGCCCGGCAGATCAGCTACTCCGTTCCTGAGGAAATAGAGAAAGGCTCTTTCGTGGGCAACATCTCCAAGGACTTGGGCCTGGAGCCCCAGGAGCTGGCGGAGCGCGGAGTCCGCATCGTCTCCAGAGGTAGGACGCAGCTCTTTGCTCTGAATCCGCGAAGCGGCAGCTTGGTCACCGCGGGCAGGATAGACCGGGAGGAGCTCTGTGCTCAGAGCGCGAGGTGTCTGGTGAGTTTTAACATCCTGGTGGAAGATAGGGTAAAACTTTTCGGGATAGAAATAGAAGTAACTGATATCAATGATAATGCCCCAAAATTCCAAGCAGAAAATCTAGACATAAAAATTAACGAAAACGTCGCTCCAGGGATGCGTTTCCCTCTCCCGGAAGCTATTGATCCGGATGTGGGCGTGAACTCTCTACAGAACTACCAGCTCAGCCCCAATAAGCACTTCTCCCTAGGAGTTCAGAGCCGTGCCAGTGGCGTCAAGTACCCGGAGCTGGTGCTGGAGCGCGCCCTAGATCGCGAGGAAGAGGCGCTTCACCACCTGGTCCTCACCGCTTTTGATGGCGGTAACCCTCTCCGATCCGGCACTGTCCTCGTCAGTGTGACTGTCTTCGACGCAAATGACAATGCGCCGGTCTTCACCTTGCCAGAATACCGAGTGAGTGTTCCGGAGAACGCGCCTGTGGGCACTCGGCTACTGACTGTCACCGCCACTGACAAGGATGAAGGAGCCAATGGAGAAGTGACATATGCATTCCGAAAATTGCCTGACACACAACTGGTGAAATTCCAACTAAACAAATATactggggaaataaaaatatcagaaaatctaGATTATGAAGAGACAGGTTTCTATGAAATAGAAATACAAGCTGAAGATGGAGGAGCATATCTTGCAACTGCAAAAGTATTGATTACAGTAGAAGATGTAAACGACAACAGCCCAGAGGTGACCATCACGTCTCTGTTTAGTCCAGTGACTGAAGATTCACCTCTGGGAACTGTCATCGCCCTTTTAAATGTGCACGATTTAGATTCTGAGCAGAACGGACAGGTAACCTGTTCCATCTCAGGAAATCTACCATTTAAGTTAGAAAAGTCCATCGATAATTATTATAGATTGGTGACACACAGAGCCCTTGACAGGGAACAGGTATCCTCTTATAATATCACAGTGACAGCTAAAGATGGGGGAAGTCCACCTCGGTCAACAGAAACTCACTTTACCCTGCAAGTGGCAGATATCAATGACAACGCACCCACCTTCTCTCGAATCTCCTACGTTACCTAtatccctgagaacaaccccaggGGCGCCTCCATCTTCTCAGTGACAGCCCTCGACCCAGACAGCAAAGAGAATGCCCAGGTTATTTACTCTCTGGCTGAAGACACCATCCAGGGGACACCTCTATCCTCATACATATCAATCAATTCAGACACTGGTGTCTTGTATGCACTCAGATCTTTTGACTATGAGCAGTTTCGTGATATACAGATGCTAGTGACTGCCAGTGACAGTGGAAACCCACCGCTCAGTAGTAACGTGTCACTGAGCCTGTTTGTGCTGGACCAGAATGACAATGCACCGGAAATCCTGTATCCTGCTCTCCCCACCGATGGCTCCACCGGCGTGGAGCTGGCACCCCGCTCTGCAGAGCCTGGCTACTTGGTGACCAAGGTGGTCGCTGTGGACAGAGACTCAGGCCAGAATGCCTGGCTGTCCTACCGCCTGCTCAAGGCCAGTGAGCCTGGGCTCTTCGCAGTGGGGCTGCACACAGGCGAGGTGCGCACAGCGCGGGCCCTGCTGGACAGAGATGCGCTCAAGCAGAGTCTGGTGGTGGCCGTCCAAGACCATGGCCAGCCTCCTCTCTCAGCCACCGTCACTCTCACCGTAGCTGTGGCCGACAGCATCCCAGATGTCCTAGCCGACCTGGGCACTCTGGAGTCTCCTGCCAATCCAGATGACTCAAGCCTCACGCTGTACCTGGTTGTGGCTGTCGCAGTGGTTTCCTGTGTCTTTCTCGCCTTTATCATTGTGCTGCTAGCGCTCAGGCTGTGGCGCTGGCACTCGTCGCGCCTGCTCAAAGCTCCCGCAGATGGATTGGCTGGAGTGCCCGCCTCGCACTTTGTGGGCGTGGACGGGGTGCGGGCTTTCCTGCAGACCTATTCCCACGAGGTCTCCCTCACCGCGGACTCTCAGAAAAGTCACCTGATCTTCCCCCAGCCCAACTATGCGGACACGCTCATCAGCCAGGAAAGCTGCGAGAAAAGGGATCCTTTGTCTTTGTTAGATGATTCGAAGTTTCCTATAGAAGATACCCCTTTGGTTCCA